The stretch of DNA CCCGGACAGAGAGCCGGCCAAACGCGTCGCGGTGGCGAACGAGGGCGAATGGGACGAGGAGCAGTGTGGTGAAGAGAACGCGGTAGAACGCTTTCACGAGGCTCGGGGCCGAACTGTAGCGGACTAAGATCGCGCTGGTACTGACCGCGACGACCGCCACCGCGAGCGCCGCAAGGGGTGGCGTCGCGCGCTCCACACGTCGAAAAACACCGGTGCTCACGCCCGGTTCGACGGCGGCCGATCGCTTACGGGTTCTGGATCGTCGCGACGGTCGTCGCTCACTCGGCGTCGGCAGGCGTGTCGAAGTCGTGGAAGTGTTCGCCTTTCTCTTTGGTGAGGACGTTCAGGGCTGCGGCCGCGCCGTCGCCCGCCGAGATGACCGCCTGCCACTCCTCGGCGCGGACCATCGCGCCGGTGGCGTAGGCGTCCTCTACTGTGGTTTCCATCGTCACGTCCACGTCGATCACGTCCTCGTCGGTGAACTCACAGCCGAGGTTCTCCGCGAGATCGCGCTTCGCGCCCGTCGCGAGGACGACGTAGCTCGCCTCGTGATCGCCATCGTCGGTCGAGACGGTGAAGCCGTCGCCGTTCTCGGTGACACCGGTGACCTGCGTTCCCTGCCGGCGGTCGACGCCGAACTCCTCGACCTGTTCGCGGGCGTCGTCCATGAACGCCGAGCCGTCCTCGCTCTCGATTCCGAGGTAGTTGAACAGGTGCGCTTTGTGCATCCAGGTTTCGTCGGTATCGAAGGTGATCGTGTCGAGACCGTTCTTCGCGGCGAACAGCGCCGCGCTGAGCCCTGCCGGTCCGCCGCCGACGACCGCGACATCTGTCTCTGACATACGTCGATACGTACCACGCCGAACGGGATAAATCGTGGTGGCGGGAGCAGCGGTGAGGTTGCGGAGCGGTGTGGCTGCGGGAGCGGTCGCAGGGCGGTGTAGCTGCGGGAGCGGTCGCAGGGCGGTGTAGCTGCGGGAGCGGTCGCGGGAGCGATGCGGTCCTGGCGTCTGCGGTCGCTCCGCAACCGCAGGCTCAGGGGAGCGTGCTCTCCTGGTGGATGAAGGGCGAGGGCGTGAACGAAGTGAGCGCCTGAGGGCTTCGGCGGTGCTGTGCTGTCTGCGATGCAGTCGCGGAGAGTGCGAGTAGTTGTACCGCGAGCAACCGCAGGGAGCGAGCGGGTGTTTTAGTCCACCGGAAGACGCTTCGCGTCTTCCGAGCTCTGTCTCGTGGTTCGAGAGGGTGGAGCTCTCTCGTCATCACGAAACGGCGGAGCCGTTTCGAACGACTCCGCTCGACAGAAACAGGTTTTTACGAGTAGAGAGGTTCCGAAGGAACCTCTTACAGCCGGCGCTACGCGCCGCGATTCGAGGCGGCTCCGCCGCCTCGTGCGCCCGTGGGCAGAGAGTGGTGCCCCAGCGCGCCGGAAGTGCGCGAGGACACCCGACGTGGTTCGAAAGACGCCGGAGGCGTCTTTCGTCACTGAGCGGGAACGAAGTTCCCGCGAGATCGTCGGGCGTCGAAGCCGCCCGACTGCAAGCGATTCCGAAGGAATCGCACTGTGTAAAAGAGCCGTCGGCTCTTTTGACGATGCCGAGACGGCTTCTTCGTGCGGCTCCACCGCGCGAACGGCCCGAGGTGCGTAGCGCCTCGCCGTCGTCGTCTCGTGGCAACGTAAAAAAAGTCGGGCGTCACCGTTAACCACCTGGGGGCGAAACGAACCACCATGAGCACGGGCGCGACCACCGACGGGGAAGCTACTCCCGAGATCGAGGTCTCGGAGTCGGCTGCCGATCAGGCGCTCGATCTCTTGGGTAGTGAAGGGATGGACACCGACATCGCCGGCCTCCGACTGTTCGTCCAGCAGGGCGGCTGTGCGGGCCTTTCCTACGGAATGCGCTTCGATACCGAACCCGAAGGCGACGATCAGATCTACGAACACCACGGCCTCCGGGTGTTCGTCGATCCCGCGAGCATGAACTACGTCGGCGGCAGCGTCGTCGACTTCGAGGGCGGACTCCAAGGCGCTGGCTTCCACGTCGAGAATCCCAATGTCGTCAGCGAGTGTGGCTGCGGCGAATCCTTCCGCACTTGAAAGCGAAAGCCCTCAGAACTGCGCGGGCAAGCCCGCGCATCCGGCCTCGTGGTTCGAAAATCGCCGGAGGCGATTTTCGTCATCACGAAAGAGCGCGGAGCGCTCTTTCGAACGACTGCGCTCGGCCGGACGCCTGGCGTCGACTCCTCGCCCTTTTCATGTCCACTGGAAGAGCAGAGCTCTTCCAAGCCCTGACTCGCTCCGCTCGTCAGGACACCAGGACCGCATTGCGCGNCCCGCGCTGTCGCGTCTGCTCACGGGCGCTTCGTGCCCGTTCGCACGGGCCGAGGCGCTACGCGCCTCGTGGCGGCACGCGCTGAAGCCCCGTCCCTCCCCGTGCGGCCGCGATAAACGCGGCCGCGGGCTTCCTTCCGCACCGCCACCACACAGCTTCTGCACCGCTCCGCACAGCACCGCCGAAGCCCTTGACTGCTCGCTTCGCTCGCAGTCTCGCCCTTCATCCACCAGGGCCGCTGCCACACCGCCTCCGCACCCCCACCGCCACCCACGCGAGCGTCGAACCCTCTTTGTGGCCCCCGTTCGTAGGTGACCCATGCACTGGAAACTCTTCGCGACGCTCGCCGAGATCGCCGGCGAACGCGAGGTCGATGTCGAGGTCGAACCGGATGCGAACCTCGACGACGCGCTCGCGGCGCTGTTCGATCGGTATCCCTCCCTCGAAGATGAGATCACCGAGGACGGCGAGATCCGCGACCACATCCGGCTGCTCAGAAACGGCGAGGACCCCTTCGTCGCTGGCGACGGCCTCGATACCGACCTCGATACAGACGACGAACTCGCTGCGTTCCCGCCGGTCAGTGGTGGCTGATCGGCCTCACCTCAGAGATCGGTAGCCGCGTCGAGTGCGATCGCGATCGCGCGCTCGACGTTGTCCTTCGCCTTCTCGGGCAGCTCCTCGCCCTCGGTCTCGCCCTTCTGGGTGCCCGCGACGAGGTTGCCGTCGACGGTACAGAGCGCGCCCGCCCGCAGTCCCTTCCGGCGCGCGAGCGTGAAGATCGCCGCGGCCTCCATCTCGACGGAGAGCACGCCCGCGCGCTCCCACGCCTCGATGTACTCGTCGGTCTCGGCGTAGAACGCGTCGTCGGAGGCGATCGGCCCGACGTGGACGGGTTCGGAACGCGTTTCGGCCGCTTCGACCAGCCCCGAGAGCACGTCGTAATCCGGGACCGCCGGCACGGTGTCGCGCTCGTAGCGCTCGGTCGTCCCTTCGTCCTTCGCCGCGCCCGTCGCGACCACCACGTCGCCGACCTCGATGTCGGCCTGGAGCGCGCCCGTGGTTCCAACCCGAATGAGACTCTCGACGCCGACGTTCGCGAGCTCCTCGACCGCGATCGCGGCCGACGGACAGCCGATCCCCGTCGAACAGATCGTGACCGGCGATCCCTCATAGGTGGCGTTCACGATCTTGTACTCGCGGTTCTCGGCGACGACCTCGCTCTCCTCGCAATGGCCGGCGATCCGATCGACTCGACCCGGATCACCAGGCAGGAGCGCAACGTCGTGAAGCTCGTCCGACTCGACCAGCAGGTGTGGCTGTTTTGCCATACCGCAGCCTCGTCGCCGGGGGAGAAAAAACGGTCTATCCGGGTGGACGGAGCGAGTGCCGGCCACTTTTTCACCCGGCGCGTCGAACCGCGGGCATGGCGCTCGAAATCACTCGGATCGAGACCATGGAGTTCGCCTACCCGCTCGAAGACGTCGGCTCGGACGAGGGGTTCAACCTCGCCTACGAGCCAGGCACGACGACCGAGCGGCGGCTGTTCGCGATCGAGGTCCACACCGACGGCGACGTGACGGGGCGGTTCGTCGGCGGCAACTCGCCCGCGTTCGCCCAGATCCACGAGGTCGCCGACTACCTCATTGGGAAGGACCCGCTCCGCCGCGAACGCCACTGGAGCGAGATGAAACGCGCGCTCCGAAAGTACGACCGGATGGGGATTGGACCTGTGGACATCGCGCTCTGGGACCTCGCGGGCAAACACTACGACGCGTCGATCAGTGAACTCCTCGGGCGCTACCGCGATCGTCTTCCTACGTATGCCTCGACATACCACGCCGACGACAACGGCGGGCTCGATTCGCCCGAGGCGTACGCGGAGTTCGCCATCGAGTGCGCCGAGATGGGGTATGGAGGATTCAAGATCCACGGCTGGGGCGGCAGTGACGCGGCTCGGGACATCGACCGCGAGGTCGCCACCGTCCGCGCGGTCGGCGAGGGCGCACCCGACGAGATGGATCTGATGATCGATCCCGCCTGCGAGTACGAAACCTTTGCCGACGCGCTGGAGGTCGGCCGCGCGTGCGACGAACAGGACTTCTTCTGGTACGAGGACCCGTTCCGCGATGGCGGCATCTCCCAGCAGGCCCACAAACGCCTCCGCCAGCGGATCGACACGCCCCTTCTCCAGACCGAGCACGTCCGTGGGCTCGAACCCCACGTCGATTTCATCGCGAGCGAGGCGACCGATTCGCTCCGAGCCGATCCGGAGTACGACGGGGGGATCACGGGCGCGATGAAGCTCGCCCACGCCGCCGAGGGGTTCGGGGCCGACGTCGAGATCCACTCGCCGGGTCCGGCCCAGCGCCACTGCATGGCCGCGATCCGCAACTCGAACTACTACGAGATGGCGCTGGTCCACCCCGACTGCGACAACACCGCGCCGCCGATCTACGAAGAGGGATACGACGACCAGCTCGACACCATCGACAGCGATGGGACCGTTCCCGTCCCCGATGGACCCGGACTGGGTGTCGACTACGACTGGTCATACATCATGGATCAGAAGAAGGGCGGCCGAACCTACGAGTAACGCGGCGTCGGTGGTCGGCGATCTGTAGTCACGGTGCGGTCCGACGCCTCACTTCGAATCGGAGTCGAGTGCGGTCGCCGGGCGGGAGTCACGCCGGCGAGCGACGAGTGCGGCGACACCGAACACGATGACCAGCAGGAGTCCGAAGACGAACGCCAGCGTGCTCAGGCTCAGGTTCGACAGGATCCCACCACTCTCACCCGAGGCTCCGGTCGTGTTCGTCTCGTTTGCCGTGGTGCCGGGTGTCGTCGTCACACCGGTCGTGATCGTTTGCGGCGGCTCGGTCGTCGATTCCGTTGTCGTCGGCGTTTGAGTCGCCGTCGAAGTGGCTGTCGCGGTCGGTGTGGCCGTCTGCGTTGCTGTTGGCGTCGGTGTCGGCGTCGCGGTCGGTGTCGGTGTCGGCGTTGGCGTCGGTGTATCTGTTGGCGTCGGGGTTGGTGTAGGGGTCTGGGTCGTTGTCGGCGTCGGGGTTGGCGTAGGCGTTTCCGTCGTTGTAGTGGTCGTCGTTGTTGTGGTCGTGGTCGTCGGTGGTGTTTCCGAGAACGAGTCCAGATCGCGCTCCTCGCCGTTGACGAGAACGGTTACCGGGCCACCAGTGACGCTGAACGACGTAACCTCTCCAGCGAACCGGAAGCTGTCCTCGCCGCCCTCAGCGGTTGAGCCGGTGGCTGTGTTGCCGGAGGCCGTGTCGGGAATCTCCGCGTCTTCGGTGTCCGCTCCGCTGCCTGGCTCGATCCGATCGCTCACCGTGATGGTGTAGTTCGCCCGTTCGTCGCTGGTGCTTTGAACGGTGATCGTGTTCGACGGTTCGGACGACTGTGCGTAGCCCGATCCGAGCCGGACGGCGGTCGCCCCGGAACTGCTCGACTCGATCGGCGTGCTTGCATCCACCGAGGGCTGAACTCCACCGTAGTCGGCGGTCGGGGCCGCGACGGCCGGCATCGTCGTTACTGTGAGGACGCAGACTGCAACCAGGATCACCGACGAAACGGACGAAGACATCGTCTGCTTCGCAGTAGCGACGAACGGGTAAATAACCCTGCGGTCGTGACTCGCGGAATTCCGACCGATACGCATCGGAACAGTTAGCATCGTACGTGGAGTGGCTCCAGCCATGAGCCTTCGTGCTCGTGACATCATGACGACCGACGTGAAGACAGTGCGGCCGGACGAGGACGTGAGTGACGTCCTCACCCGGCTGGCTCGTGCGTCGTTCAACGGGTTCCCGGTCGTCGACGACGAGAACCACGTCGTCGGGATCGTCACGCAGGGCGATCTCGTCGATCTCTTCCAGCCGAGCGACCGCACGCTCTGGATCCCGATCGGGTTTCCGCCGTTCATCAGCTCGATCGACTACGCGGTCGATATCTCGTGGAACGATCTCGACGTCGGGATCGATCTCGCCAAACACGCCGGCAAACCCATCCGCAGCGTGATGACCGCAGACGTCGTGACCGTCATCCCCGACGACGATCTCGACCGAGTGCTCGAACTCCTCGCCGACGAGAACCGCGACATCAATCGTCTCCCCGTGATCGAGGGCGAGCGACTCGTCGGGATCATCGCTCGCGAGGACCTCCTGCGGACGCTTCGAGACGAGCGCGAACTCGCGTCCTGATCCGCCGATTCGGGCGCTCGGTCACCTTCTCGTAACCCGTCCTTTCGGCCCACAGTATATTCCCGTGGAAGTCGAAGCCGGGGCAGTATGGTACACTCGACGTGGGGCGACTGGTTCGTGCGTGACGAGATCGAGGCCACGGAGCCGAACGGGCTCTCGGTGTGGTATCTCGGGTGTAATGGCTACGTTCTCCGGACCGCCGAAACCACCGTCTACCTCGACCCGTACTTCGGCGACGGGTCGCCACCCCGGACGATCCGGATGATCCCGATCCCGATCGATCCCACGGACGCGACGCTGTGCGACGCCATCTTGGTCACCCACGAGCATATCGATCACATCCACCCACCCTCGTACGGCCCGCTCGTCGAGGACGGGGCCGAGATCCACGCTCCGAGCGCCTCCTACGAGAGTCCCGACTACGACGGTGATCTGCGCGCGCCCGACGACAAGCGTTACACCGTCGAACCGGGCGACGAGTTCGCGGTCGGCGATCTCACGATCCACGTCCGGGGTGCGAACGATCCGGATGCCATCGAACCCGTGAGCTACGTCGTCGAACACGACTCTGGTACCTTTTTCGCTGCGGGCGACTCCCGGCCAGCCGATGCTTTCACCGATATCGCCGACGAGTTCGATCTCGATCTCGGCGTGCTCGCCTTTGGCTCCGTCGGCAACATCGTCCACACCGAGGACGATCCCACCGAAGCCCGTCCAACCGAGTGGTACAACGACGGCGACCAGGTCGCGACCGCCGCGAACCAGCTCGAACTCGACAGGCTCGCACCCGTCCACTGGGACATGTGGCGCGGCGTCGGTGCCGATCCGGACGCCATCGCCGACCACGTCGCCTCCTCTCGGTATCCGAACGTCGTCGAGACCGTCCAGATAGGCGACCGACTCGATGTCAGTGAGCCGGGTGTCGTCCAGCTTCGGGATGTCCGGAACCACTGAGCGTCGCGCCGGCCTGGCCCCACCGTGAGGATCCGCTTCCTCCGTGACGACGTGGCTTTCCATCGACGGCGGGTGTATTAAGCCAGTGGCGACCGAGGCCACCGAGCATGGGCACTGCGAGCTTCGATTTCAGCGACGAGACCGTGATCGTCACCGGGGGCAGCGCCGGGATCGGCCGTGCGATCGCGCTCGGCTTCGGCGAGGCGGGCGCGACGGTCGTCAATGCCGACGTACGCGAAGACCCCAAGATGGAGGGCGAAGACACCCCGACTCACGAGAAGATCGAGGAGATGGGCAGCACCGGCGAGTACGTCGAGACCGACGTGTCCCAACCCGACGAGATCGAATCCGTGGTCGAAGCGGCCCGCGAGTTCGGCGGCGTCGACGTGATGATGAACAACGCCGCCGCCCAGCGATCGGGCGCGTTCCTCGATGTCGATCAGGACACCTTCGATCTGCTCCACGACACCAACGTCCGGGGGTACTTCTTCGGCACACAGGCCGCCGCACAGGACATGATCGACCGCGGCGAGCCGGGCTGTATCGTCAACACCGCCTCGATCTCCTCGGAGGTCGCCCAGCACGACCAGGTCCAGTACGACTCCACGAAGGGCGCGATCAAGATGATCACCAAAGGGACGGCGCTCGAACTCGCCGAGCACGACATCCGGGTGAACGCGGTCGCGCCGGGTCAGATCGCCACCGAGTTCACCGAGGGCTGGTCGGAGGAAGCCCAGCAGGCCGCTGGCGAGGGTGGTGAGGGATTCATCAAGCCCGTCCCGCTGGGCCGGGTCGGCCATCCCGACGACATCGCGGGCGCGGCGCAGTTCCTCGCGAGCGACGACGCGTCGTACATCACCGGCGACATGGTGTTCGTCGACGGCGGCTGGACGGCGATCTGACTTCAGCCGGCCCGTCAAAGCGCGATCGATCCGACCGACCACGGAGATTTTGTCAGCGCCGCGCGACGCCCCGATATGGACGATCGAATCCACGAGCACGCCGACGTGCTGGTCGATTGGAGCGCGCGGATCGAGTCCGGCGACGATGTCGTCGTGAGCGTCTCGGAGGGGGCCCACGATCTCGCGGTCGCGGTCGCCGAGAAGATCGGTGATAGAGGCGCGAATCTCGTGACGACCTACGGCTCCAGCGAGATGAATCGCGCGTACCTCAACGCGCACGACGGCGAGTTCGACGACGACCCCGGCCACGAGCTCGCGCTGTTCGAGAACGCGGATGTGGTGCTCTCCCTCGGCGGCGGTCGGAACACGGCGGCCCAAACCGACGTGTCGGGCGAGGTGCGCGGCGCGTACTCGAAGGCCCACGAACAGACACGTGAGGCGTACATGGACACCGACTGGGTTTCTACTGTGCATCCGACTCGATCGCTCGCCCAGCAGGCCGGGATGAGCTACGAGGCGTATCAGGAGTTCGTCTACGACGCCGTGCTCCGTGACTGGGAGTCACTCGCTACGGAGATGAGCGAGATGAAGGACATCCTCGACGCGGGCAGCGAGGTCCGCATTCGGAGCGAGGACACCGATCTCACGATGTCGATCGAGGGCCGAACCGCCGTGAACTCCACCGCATCGGTCGCCGACGACAGCCACAACCTTCCGAGCGGCGAGGTGTTCACCGCGCCGCACGCTACCGCGGGCGAGGTCCGGTTCGACGTGCCGATGACGATTCGTGGGACACGCGTCGAGGACGTGTGGCTCGAATTCGACGACGGCGCGGTGATCGACTACGACGCAGCACGCAACCCCGAAGTGATCGGAGAACTCCTCGATACCGACGAGGGCGCGCGCCGACTCGGCGAGCTCGGAATCGGGATGAACCGCGGCATCGACCGCCCTACCGACAACATCCTGTTCGACGAGAAGATGGCCGAAACCGTCCATCTCGCGCTCGGCCGCGCCTACGACGCCTGTCTGCCCGACGACGAGACTGGCAACGACAGCGCGATCCACACCGACCTGATCACCGACGTGAGTGACGACTCGTCACTCGCCATCGACGGCGAAATCGTCCAGCGCGACGGCCATTTCCGGTGGGAAGACGGGTTCGAGAGATAGCCGATATCGGGTCCGGCGATCGGTGCGAACGCCTGGTAGACCGTCGTTGAAGGCGGCGAGCGATCGAGAGGGTGTCGGCTGAGACTGCTCTGCGAGCACTCTTGGAGA from Halococcus salifodinae DSM 8989 encodes:
- a CDS encoding SDR family NAD(P)-dependent oxidoreductase, coding for MGTASFDFSDETVIVTGGSAGIGRAIALGFGEAGATVVNADVREDPKMEGEDTPTHEKIEEMGSTGEYVETDVSQPDEIESVVEAAREFGGVDVMMNNAAAQRSGAFLDVDQDTFDLLHDTNVRGYFFGTQAAAQDMIDRGEPGCIVNTASISSEVAQHDQVQYDSTKGAIKMITKGTALELAEHDIRVNAVAPGQIATEFTEGWSEEAQQAAGEGGEGFIKPVPLGRVGHPDDIAGAAQFLASDDASYITGDMVFVDGGWTAI
- a CDS encoding aminopeptidase codes for the protein MDDRIHEHADVLVDWSARIESGDDVVVSVSEGAHDLAVAVAEKIGDRGANLVTTYGSSEMNRAYLNAHDGEFDDDPGHELALFENADVVLSLGGGRNTAAQTDVSGEVRGAYSKAHEQTREAYMDTDWVSTVHPTRSLAQQAGMSYEAYQEFVYDAVLRDWESLATEMSEMKDILDAGSEVRIRSEDTDLTMSIEGRTAVNSTASVADDSHNLPSGEVFTAPHATAGEVRFDVPMTIRGTRVEDVWLEFDDGAVIDYDAARNPEVIGELLDTDEGARRLGELGIGMNRGIDRPTDNILFDEKMAETVHLALGRAYDACLPDDETGNDSAIHTDLITDVSDDSSLAIDGEIVQRDGHFRWEDGFER
- a CDS encoding laminin G, translating into MSSSVSSVILVAVCVLTVTTMPAVAAPTADYGGVQPSVDASTPIESSSSGATAVRLGSGYAQSSEPSNTITVQSTSDERANYTITVSDRIEPGSGADTEDAEIPDTASGNTATGSTAEGGEDSFRFAGEVTSFSVTGGPVTVLVNGEERDLDSFSETPPTTTTTTTTTTTTTETPTPTPTPTTTQTPTPTPTPTDTPTPTPTPTPTATPTPTPTATQTATPTATATSTATQTPTTTESTTEPPQTITTGVTTTPGTTANETNTTGASGESGGILSNLSLSTLAFVFGLLLVIVFGVAALVARRRDSRPATALDSDSK
- a CDS encoding enolase C-terminal domain-like protein — translated: MALEITRIETMEFAYPLEDVGSDEGFNLAYEPGTTTERRLFAIEVHTDGDVTGRFVGGNSPAFAQIHEVADYLIGKDPLRRERHWSEMKRALRKYDRMGIGPVDIALWDLAGKHYDASISELLGRYRDRLPTYASTYHADDNGGLDSPEAYAEFAIECAEMGYGGFKIHGWGGSDAARDIDREVATVRAVGEGAPDEMDLMIDPACEYETFADALEVGRACDEQDFFWYEDPFRDGGISQQAHKRLRQRIDTPLLQTEHVRGLEPHVDFIASEATDSLRADPEYDGGITGAMKLAHAAEGFGADVEIHSPGPAQRHCMAAIRNSNYYEMALVHPDCDNTAPPIYEEGYDDQLDTIDSDGTVPVPDGPGLGVDYDWSYIMDQKKGGRTYE
- a CDS encoding nucleoside phosphorylase, translated to MAKQPHLLVESDELHDVALLPGDPGRVDRIAGHCEESEVVAENREYKIVNATYEGSPVTICSTGIGCPSAAIAVEELANVGVESLIRVGTTGALQADIEVGDVVVATGAAKDEGTTERYERDTVPAVPDYDVLSGLVEAAETRSEPVHVGPIASDDAFYAETDEYIEAWERAGVLSVEMEAAAIFTLARRKGLRAGALCTVDGNLVAGTQKGETEGEELPEKAKDNVERAIAIALDAATDL
- a CDS encoding HesB/IscA family protein, translated to MSTGATTDGEATPEIEVSESAADQALDLLGSEGMDTDIAGLRLFVQQGGCAGLSYGMRFDTEPEGDDQIYEHHGLRVFVDPASMNYVGGSVVDFEGGLQGAGFHVENPNVVSECGCGESFRT
- a CDS encoding CBS domain-containing protein, translating into MSLRARDIMTTDVKTVRPDEDVSDVLTRLARASFNGFPVVDDENHVVGIVTQGDLVDLFQPSDRTLWIPIGFPPFISSIDYAVDISWNDLDVGIDLAKHAGKPIRSVMTADVVTVIPDDDLDRVLELLADENRDINRLPVIEGERLVGIIAREDLLRTLRDERELAS
- a CDS encoding MBL fold metallo-hydrolase, whose product is MVHSTWGDWFVRDEIEATEPNGLSVWYLGCNGYVLRTAETTVYLDPYFGDGSPPRTIRMIPIPIDPTDATLCDAILVTHEHIDHIHPPSYGPLVEDGAEIHAPSASYESPDYDGDLRAPDDKRYTVEPGDEFAVGDLTIHVRGANDPDAIEPVSYVVEHDSGTFFAAGDSRPADAFTDIADEFDLDLGVLAFGSVGNIVHTEDDPTEARPTEWYNDGDQVATAANQLELDRLAPVHWDMWRGVGADPDAIADHVASSRYPNVVETVQIGDRLDVSEPGVVQLRDVRNH
- a CDS encoding ubiquitin-like small modifier protein 1, with translation MHWKLFATLAEIAGEREVDVEVEPDANLDDALAALFDRYPSLEDEITEDGEIRDHIRLLRNGEDPFVAGDGLDTDLDTDDELAAFPPVSGG
- a CDS encoding NAD(P)/FAD-dependent oxidoreductase, translating into MSETDVAVVGGGPAGLSAALFAAKNGLDTITFDTDETWMHKAHLFNYLGIESEDGSAFMDDAREQVEEFGVDRRQGTQVTGVTENGDGFTVSTDDGDHEASYVVLATGAKRDLAENLGCEFTDEDVIDVDVTMETTVEDAYATGAMVRAEEWQAVISAGDGAAAALNVLTKEKGEHFHDFDTPADAE